TTGCCGCAGATAGTTGATCATAGCGAAGGCGATTCCATAGTCCTGCTGACCAGTCCAGGCGAGATCCATCGCATCATCGATCAGTTGGGCTCGGTTCAGCAGACCGATGGCACTATAATTTGCTCCATTCAGCTGGGCCACCAGCAGCCGGTAGTTCGTTCTGTCATATTTTATCTTATATAAACCGGCCAGCTGCACGTTGAACAGCACCCAGTGCTCACGATCTGGCATATCGTCCAGCACCTTGATGGGTCCTTTCCGGGCCGCGGCTTCATTTATGCTGCATTCCATCCAGTCTTTGGAAAGCGTGTCATTGAAATCCGGCGATTTTGCTGTCGTGTATGTCAGCGGAATCCACCAGCAATAGTCGGTGACATTCGCCTCACCAGAAGGCATCGATACGAAACGCGTTTGCGTGACTTCGGCCAAATTTTCACCATAATTTCGTGTCACTGTGATAATCGGATAACCCGTCTGCAGTGTCCAGGAGTCCATAACCTGCTTCACAGCGATCGAATCCGGCAGCACGCCGTTTGCGTGCGCCTCCTCCGTGAGAGCCGCCCACAAATCGTCTTGCTGCGCATTTCCATAAGCATGGCGCTCTAAATAGCGCGCAATCCCGTTGCGAAACGTTTCCTCGGTGAGAAAGAGATGCATCATACGGATAACCGTGGAACCCTTCTCGTACGAAATGGCatcaaatatttgcgaaatttGATTCGGGTGGccaatttccaccgaaacaGGATGGCTCGACAGCAGGGCGTCGAATTTGAAAATGTCCAACGCATTTGACACGGATTCCTCTTCGAGGGAAAACCACTCTGGGTGCAGATAATCGACACCCAGGCTAGCGACGTACGTGGCGAACCCCTCGTTTAGCCACAGATCGGTCCACCAGCGCATGGTTACTAGATTTCCAAACCACTGGTGTGCCAGCTCGTGCGCGATCACGGATGCCACGCGATGCTTGTTGCTTGCCGTGGAAATGTTTGGATGATACAGCAGCGCCGTCTCGCGGTAGGTGATGAGTCCCCAGTTTTCCATGGCGCCCGAAGCAAAGTCCGGGATAGCGATCATGTCAATTTTGGGCAGTGGAAACTTTTGGTGGAAATAATCCTCGTAAAAGCGCGTCACACGTGGCCCAATCTCACGTGCGTAATCGACCTGATCGATGGCGTCACGGCGGGCCCAAATTTTGAACAACACGTCGCCCTCTTCTGATACCGCTGCCTCGCGGTGTTCAAAATCGTTAACCGTATAGGCTACTAAGTAGGTTGACATTGGCACCGATCGGGTGAATTCATCCAACACCCAATCAGGGGGAGTCGAATCGCCCTCAAGGGGCGTGCTTCGGTTCATCGGCATGTTGCTCAAGGCCACGTACCGTTTGTGGTGCGCCAATGAAATATCAAACGTTGCCTTCATTTCGGGTTCATCGAAGCACGGGAAAGCTTGGCGCGCGTACGTCGGCTCGAATTGAGTCACAGAAAgccatgttttttgtttgcttgtctTGTCCGTGTAACTGCTTCGATAGTATCCAATTAGCCCGATCCCGAGCGCGCCCTCGAATGGAACAATTAACTCATAGCGATGACCTTTCTGCATCAACTTGCCAGCATGAAACACCACATAGTCGTTGGCAGGTAAATACTGTACGTTCttgatttctattttttcaGACGCTCCTGAAGACGACTCCGTCTCTATTTCTCGCAGCACTATCCGTTGCTCGGTTAAGGTTAAATTTTTTGAATGAAGCGTAATATTGTTTGTATCTTCTTGACAAATCATCTGTTGAGAAGTAGTATAATAGAAAAAACTGATGCAGTTTCCGTTTAGTCATCTGCCTGCTGTCGCTCGGGGCTTACCTGGATTGCTACTTGAccataaaatatgaaacctCGCTCATCACCAAGATGCGTGAAAACACGCAAATCATAATGTTGAGGAAGTATAGCTCGAGGTAATCTATAACTGTCGTATGAGTTTTCACTGCTCAAAGCCACTTGTATCAATGTAACAAGCACTGCTGCCAGTAAATTATTTCTTGATGATCCCATTTTCTGTAGCCAATAAAACGATATAATTCAACATTCGATCATTTGCTAGCGCCAATCGAACAAATCTGGATATAGTATTCAAAACTACAAAATTTAGGTTAAAAATTATAGCAGCGCTTCAAGCTCTTTACGAAGTATTTACATAGCTAAATAATGATTCCAggtaattataatttaatagATATTGTCATGAGTTCTTGACAAAACTGAAATATAATTATAttaagcataaaaataaattgaatatatAGTCATGCTTTGTACAATAAATGTCTGTTCATTGGCATGCAACAAACGTATTAGCACGTGCTGGCTATGCGAGGGGCAGATTCCATTTTACATTTCACTTCATTGTAACACACTTAACTGCACTTGATCTATATTGAAAATTATATTAGTTTACGGAAGCTAAACAAAAGATTATTAGCATTGTTGTGTATGATTAAATGAATTGAGTAGCTCTACGATCCATACGCACTTTAACACTTGACAaagttcattttatttttctctacTTATTGATGTAAGTTGTTACTTATAAGGTTTTTGAATTCACTACAATGTACACTtcttatgataaaaaaaatcatagcTCGAGTTGATAGAAGAAATCAGCGTTTCAAATATATTCTAGTGGGAGTAGAAAATCACGACTCATCCAACAGCACACGACTGAACTTACCGAGATCCTGTCAGGGTCTTGTTACTTGGTTGGGTAACGAACCTGGCATTTATATGCCATTTGGCGACAAATGAAATGCTTTTCGCGTTCGATTATGGGAGCAAGTGGAACCGTGGAACAACTACTACGATGCTGCGCGATGTTGTTGGATGGAATGGTGAAAGGTTAACAGTTCTTGCTGTCTGATTGATCCAACGCATCGCGTGGCGCTTTCACGCAAGGGAATACGCATTGACtcacgcatacacacatgcgTAATAAGCCATATATATAGGGATTCAGCATATACCCAATTATTCggttatttttccttcagccTTTTACTATTCATTATCTAAGCCAAGTAACTATGCTACATTTGTTGTTTTGACAAGCATACCAGCCAAATTCCATTTACTAGTTAAGTAATCGAGAAAACATGtgttttttgccctttttagAAATCTTGAAATGGCCTATTAATTGTAAAACCGGTTAGCATGAGCGCTCATTGGCTTTCGCAATGCTCTGTTCAATTAATTCAGTGATGAAGGTAAAGgctaattaagaaaaaaatagttgGCATTGTAGGCACAGTCAAAACTTACCATCATTTCTGCAACTGTATTTATTGAAATTCTAACCAGTTTCGCACTTGCATACTCCCACATTAGTTTTGTCATAAAGATAATCGTCCTCTGTGCATGATATTCGTAAGTATTATCGTTATTAGGATATTGACCTACTACTACACAGtaacagggaaaaaaaatcatgatcacaaacacacgatgtTACCTTGATGTTACGTTAACCATGTTATCTACTGGTACATACATCTCATACGATGAGATATATTAACCCTTTCTGGTTGCAATAAACGTAATATTAATGAGAATAATATAATTTGATTATTCTCGATCATGATATTGTTCAGTATTTAAAATATGTTCTTTATAGCATACGCATAGCCAAAAAACCCACATATATTCTTGGATATTTTTTCGGAATATATATCTAATTGAGATCAAAGCAAGGCATCCGGATACATCTAATcaccgttttttgtttctttcttttgatTTAGCAAAATTAAgtatgatttaattttattaacatTTGAGCGGTCGTCTTGAATCAAATAGCTGAAGTTGCTCAATTTCAAGTTAAATGGCGAAGTTGAGTTagaaaaaacaatttatgaaataaacaaatttcagATAATCTATTTCAATAATcacatttctttttcggttgctACAATATTGTCGctacaaacaaaacagcatcCTAAACAACCAGTAAACAGCTTTAGCGTTGAAGGAggtgaataaaatattgttttgtaatCAAGCTCTATTGAAATCAAGCAGATTGGTTCATATGTTTTGTATGATTTAGGCAACCTTTTTACTTGTACTACTATCTACTGGCGGTAATGTTTCATCAAGTGTTAGTCCATCATCAAATTCCATATGTTCTACAGCACACCGTCGAGGGAACCATCCTCTTATCCGTCTTTGTGGTGTTGCATCGGTATCCATATCGCATAGCTGTATTTTTTCACCAAATAACCAGTGTCTGAAAAGTgtgcaaaatatatttttagtatGATTAGTATTAAATACATTTTAGTTAAATACATACTTTCTCCATCTAGTAACTCGAACGACATCTCCAACCGCAAGCTTGATGCGCGGCTCATCGGTGAGCGGAGGAGAGCAGCATACTTTGAATCCTTGTGAAAATAACGGTATCCAACTTCCCGTGGAAGggcgatttattttatatgttctagttctcgctctcttctcttctttttgaGCAAGTTGCTCGCGCTACATATTGatttgtgagagaaaaaatgtgTCAATGTCAATATGGAGAAATGATTAATTACCATGATTCTTACAGTCAGTGTGTACTGATCGCATCCCTCGACTACGGGCCAATCATCGACACCATTACCAGCAACGGTGCAGGTTAAGTTCAGCACCTGTGCCAGGTTATTCCATCGGCCCACATCGTATGGATAAACGAAACGTGAAGTTGTTGGCTGTTGGTTGTTTCGTTCTTCGCGAAAGCGTGCCTTTTCTAAAATCCAATCTTCGATTGCGGTGCGATTATTTAAAATGGCTCTCAGCTGATAAACCAGCAGCGCACCAACGGTGATAACAACACCGATAGCAAGCCCAATGTTGAATACACAAAGTACGAGACTCGTAACTGTGAGCTGCACGTTCACTTTGGTGTAGTGACCGTAATACAGATACCAGTCACGATATAGCCCAACGTATAGCGATGCACCTAGAATGCCGGTGGCATGAATGCACCCCACCACAGCGCAAGCTAAAAATGCTGTGAAATAGCCATGGTTCGTCCAACCAACGCAATTGTTAATCCATGGACAGTGGTGGTCCATTTTCATTACACACCGATTGCACTTGCGACAGTGATGTGACCGGGGGGCTTTGAAACCTTGGCAAACATTGCAATATTGTAAATACTGTTCTTCTGTAGTTTGTCTGGGTCGCCATTTGAACGGCAAGAATCGGGGACCAGTTGAAGAAGCCATTACAAAGTAAAACCCCGTACTAGCGGAAGATATTAGAAAAAGCGCTTGGTTAACAAATGCCCCCGCTGAACTGTGAGCTGGCCACCACATTCCATTCATATAAATGGTCATAATTGTAATAGATTTTATAATTCCTGTGGAGAAAATGAGGGTTACGAGGATTAGGCTATATTCGGCGTGTTTCGACAGTGTGTTACTCACCTATTGCTATCAACGGTCCCCAGTGAAGAAAACGCCGGATAGTTTTTAGTTCTTTTTTAGCCCAATTCATCTTTTGGCTCTTGCCTATTTAAATCGAAAGCGCAAGTATTTTGCTCTTAGATTGTTGACGTTATATCTTTTTGCAGATCAATTACAAAAACTCAGCAATAGACGTTTCTGGTCGTTCTTTTCGTTCTGTAAACTGCCCCGGAAAATGAGTGGGATTTTTCTAGTTACTGAACATTTGTTATTATCTCTTTTGTCTGTCAAGCTTATGTTGTGTCCTTTGAGTGCCGTTGTTTATACTGCATAATTCATAGATCAATGTGACTGGATATGGAAAACTACAACTGATAGTGTTAAGATTCGAACTATTTGCCTGTTCCGATTCTTATGTAATGTTACCCAACAATGTGAACATGTTCCTGGTCATTTAAAGCCTTTTTGAATATAGTTTATATTTTTGGATGATTATTTTGAATaccttgttttgttgtttagaGCTCCCTCTTGTAATTGGATAAAAGAGAAGGAGGTAGAATTTAGAGGAAAAGCTAGGGAAGGAGTCGGAGAAGTAGAtcagtaagaaaaaaaataagttcGATTTATTAATTAGGAAAAATTTATGACCACCGAACTTCGGATCAATAGATTTAAAGTGATGTTCAAAAATGCAGTAAACATAGATAGCAAATAGAAGTACATATTTCACATTTGAGTTGAAGGGTACAAGACGCAAACTTATAAAAATTTCCACGTGCTACTCATCCTTCTGCGTAGCCGATTTTCACGATTACATCTCGTGTCAATTTGTTTCTCACACACttatttcaacatttttcattcacagACCTGCCACATGTGTCTCTCACATACACTATAAGTTCATATATCTTTCTTCCAATATTTTTTCTAGAATGCACTATCTACATTTGCCTTTTGCACATGATATTTGTTGTCCGACACATCAAatgacttttttttacatatgtCGCATCAGATGGTATAATTTTTGCGATATTAACGTGGGGGGCTAGCAGAACAAATAAGTTTCATCCATTTTGAAGCTCTTGCAGCAAACATGGAAACGAGCTTacataaaaaaggaaataatttaatattctCTGTTTTTGGGtagtttaaatttaaagcaattGGGTTTGTGTCATCATGATTATAATATATTGGTTTGCATGCAGAATCTGTTTAGCTATTTTTAATCGTTGTAGGTAAGAttaatcgatttatttttttgtttctgtgtaTAATAATTACTGCTTACTGTTAGATTATTCGATTCCATTCGATTGTTGACAAATGTTCATATGGCAACTGAACAACGCGTAAATTTTTATGACGGTATCGTATTTGTACACCAAACATTATATTGTAACTTGTGTATTATTGGATAATAAATTGCTCATCTACCTTCAGGCGCGATTGCGAATGCGATCTGCAAACCGtcgtgttttcgtttctttataCACAATAACTGCGATATGATTTAGATCAGATCAATCAAGTTTATCAGATTTTTACTTTCCAACTGTGCactgtgtgtgaatgtgtttaTCTTATTTTGCAACATGTTAAGCCTCTAGAATACACatgcacgcgcacacacggaTATTTACTAAAACATTCTTTTTGAAATCTCAAAAATCGAAATGGGTTGTGGATATTTTGCATGCCTCAATAATAGCAGTTTTAAAACACCTAAAACATTGCaaacgtttcatttttgtgtgtctAAGAACTATAATCTAACTACTCAAACAATATTGTCTTTCATAATTTGCGTTCGTGATGAAATTtaagttataaaaaaatagaaattttgtaaattatgtttttaGTTTCATGGTAGCCATAATGTGGCCTGTCAATTTTAAAttggttattattattttcggTAATGTAGTGTAATAGCTGTATAATATGGGATGTATGAAATAAACACAC
This genomic interval from Anopheles nili chromosome X, idAnoNiliSN_F5_01, whole genome shotgun sequence contains the following:
- the LOC128728376 gene encoding aminopeptidase N-like, giving the protein MMKMGSSRNNLLAAVLVTLIQVALSSENSYDSYRLPRAILPQHYDLRVFTHLGDERGFIFYGQVAIQMICQEDTNNITLHSKNLTLTEQRIVLREIETESSSGASEKIEIKNVQYLPANDYVVFHAGKLMQKGHRYELIVPFEGALGIGLIGYYRSSYTDKTSKQKTWLSVTQFEPTYARQAFPCFDEPEMKATFDISLAHHKRYVALSNMPMNRSTPLEGDSTPPDWVLDEFTRSVPMSTYLVAYTVNDFEHREAAVSEEGDVLFKIWARRDAIDQVDYAREIGPRVTRFYEDYFHQKFPLPKIDMIAIPDFASGAMENWGLITYRETALLYHPNISTASNKHRVASVIAHELAHQWFGNLVTMRWWTDLWLNEGFATYVASLGVDYLHPEWFSLEEESVSNALDIFKFDALLSSHPVSVEIGHPNQISQIFDAISYEKGSTVIRMMHLFLTEETFRNGIARYLERHAYGNAQQDDLWAALTEEAHANGVLPDSIAVKQVMDSWTLQTGYPIITVTRNYGENLAEVTQTRFVSMPSGEANVTDYCWWIPLTYTTAKSPDFNDTLSKDWMECSINEAAARKGPIKVLDDMPDREHWVLFNVQLAGLYKIKYDRTNYRLLVAQLNGANYSAIGLLNRAQLIDDAMDLAWTGQQDYGIAFAMINYLRQEPEYIPWKSALSNLNNVNRLLKRTPVYPIFQAYIQYILEPIYLRLDVFNDTAKPTIDRLDAIKQVVLIASWSCRFEVGDCIDRSVQLFARWMNETNPDVDNPVPVNLRPVVYCNAIRMGKEAQWSFLWKRYLQSNVGSEKNLIIGALGCTREVWLLNRFLGWSLNSTSGVRKQDATLLFSGVSKSEVGFNLTKIFFLERVDDIYNYLSPDTSRLSRYIKPLAEQMSSTKELQELTDLIEKKASIFEKATQSVKQALETAQTNNRWIVTNLDKMTRLLRILTARSANTTINVLKLFENVDL
- the LOC128728830 gene encoding palmitoyltransferase ZDHHC6, producing MTIYMNGMWWPAHSSAGAFVNQALFLISSASTGFYFVMASSTGPRFLPFKWRPRQTTEEQYLQYCNVCQGFKAPRSHHCRKCNRCVMKMDHHCPWINNCVGWTNHGYFTAFLACAVVGCIHATGILGASLYVGLYRDWYLYYGHYTKVNVQLTVTSLVLCVFNIGLAIGVVITVGALLVYQLRAILNNRTAIEDWILEKARFREERNNQQPTTSRFVYPYDVGRWNNLAQVLNLTCTVAGNGVDDWPVVEGCDQYTLTREQLAQKEEKRARTRTYKINRPSTGSWIPLFSQGFKVCCSPPLTDEPRIKLAVGDVVRVTRWRKHWLFGEKIQLCDMDTDATPQRRIRGWFPRRCAVEHMEFDDGLTLDETLPPVDSSTSKKVA